A window from Anaerolineales bacterium encodes these proteins:
- a CDS encoding L,D-transpeptidase family protein encodes MNLSRRDFLRSTVAGLAALAVPAHGRVAAESRPPSLGRVAATWIGLYAEPNFRSNRLTLLKRDELIPLLAEEEAQDGPKHNPLWYRLGDGYAHSGSIQPVRWEPQQPVESIPEPGRLLEVSVPFTRAYARPDPASDPVYRLYFESTHWGEQAEYGIDGRVWYRLVDDLLHIRYYVRAEHMRLIASEELTPISPDVPQEHKRIEVSLASQSLVAYENDHPVLEAKISSGIPNDTPGPNGIPTATPNGRFYIDKKMPVRHMGDGNITSDLEAYELPGVPWVSFFHHTGVGFHGTYWHNDFGRPRSHGCVNMRTSEAKWLYRWTLPEVDLNTTLQIGRGTQVTVV; translated from the coding sequence ATGAACCTCTCACGCCGCGACTTCCTGCGTTCGACGGTTGCCGGCCTGGCTGCGCTGGCTGTCCCTGCCCACGGGCGGGTGGCGGCCGAGAGTCGGCCGCCGAGCCTGGGCCGGGTGGCAGCCACTTGGATCGGGCTGTACGCCGAGCCCAACTTTCGGTCCAACCGGCTGACGCTGCTCAAGCGAGACGAGCTGATCCCCCTTCTGGCTGAGGAAGAGGCCCAGGACGGCCCCAAGCACAACCCGCTCTGGTACCGCCTCGGCGATGGGTATGCTCACTCCGGCAGCATTCAGCCGGTGCGTTGGGAGCCTCAGCAACCCGTCGAGTCCATTCCGGAGCCGGGGCGCCTGCTCGAAGTCTCCGTCCCCTTCACCCGGGCCTACGCCCGCCCCGATCCGGCCTCCGACCCCGTGTACCGGCTTTATTTTGAGTCCACCCATTGGGGCGAGCAGGCGGAGTACGGGATCGATGGCCGGGTGTGGTACCGGCTGGTGGATGACCTGCTGCACATTCGTTACTACGTTCGAGCGGAGCACATGCGCCTGATCGCCTCGGAAGAACTCACCCCGATCTCACCTGACGTTCCACAGGAGCACAAGCGTATTGAGGTCTCGCTCGCCTCACAATCGCTGGTGGCCTACGAGAACGATCACCCGGTTCTAGAGGCCAAGATCTCGAGCGGCATCCCCAACGACACGCCCGGGCCGAACGGCATCCCCACCGCAACCCCCAATGGCCGGTTCTACATCGACAAAAAGATGCCTGTGCGTCACATGGGAGACGGCAACATCACCTCGGACCTGGAGGCCTACGAGCTTCCGGGGGTGCCGTGGGTCTCGTTCTTCCACCACACCGGCGTCGGTTTCCACGGCACCTACTGGCACAACGATTTCGGTCGGCCGCGCAGCCACGGCTGCGTGAACATGCGAACCAGCGAGGCCAAGTGGTTGTATCGCTGGACGCTGCCCGAGGTCGATCTGAACACGACCCTGCAGATCGGCCGGGGCACCCAGGTGACGGTCGTCTAG
- the thpR gene encoding RNA 2',3'-cyclic phosphodiesterase: MRLFVALELEPPVRQRLWRTQADLQHGTEPEWVRWVQPDGIHLTLKFLGDVEAVKAEAISTALNEATARHPRCAFTVSGLGAFPNPDRARVIWVGLEDPDGTVAALQAGVESALGKLGFEPETKPFRPHLTLGRVRDGIGREPAATLAHLLKTAPALDPLPTTSDKVALIQSQLRPTGAVYRVVSRHVLGGPAERLAEGET, encoded by the coding sequence ATGCGCTTGTTCGTCGCCCTGGAACTTGAGCCACCCGTTCGCCAGAGGCTCTGGCGGACACAGGCTGACCTACAGCATGGGACGGAGCCGGAGTGGGTGCGTTGGGTTCAGCCCGACGGGATCCACCTGACGTTGAAGTTCCTCGGGGACGTTGAGGCTGTGAAGGCCGAAGCCATCTCGACCGCCCTCAACGAGGCAACCGCCCGCCACCCGCGGTGTGCCTTCACGGTCTCCGGCTTGGGAGCATTTCCGAACCCCGACCGGGCCCGGGTCATCTGGGTGGGTCTGGAGGACCCTGACGGGACTGTGGCCGCGTTGCAGGCCGGCGTTGAATCCGCATTGGGCAAGTTGGGGTTCGAGCCTGAGACCAAGCCGTTCCGACCACACCTGACGCTGGGGCGGGTCCGAGATGGGATCGGGCGTGAGCCGGCGGCGACCCTGGCGCACCTGCTCAAGACCGCGCCGGCGCTCGATCCGCTGCCGACGACGTCAGACAAGGTGGCGCTGATCCAGAGCCAGCTTCGGCCAACTGGGGCCGTGTACAGGGTGGTCAGCCGGCATGTGCTTGGAGGCCCTGCCGAGAGGTTGGCGGAGGGCGAAACCTGA
- the rsfS gene encoding ribosome silencing factor: MTEVGTFTDYFVLCSGLSERTLGALADEASRGVKRRHHITCRAQEGTASSGWVLLDFGPVVVHLFLAAVRQYYALEELWRDGRRLVHMP, encoded by the coding sequence CTGACGGAGGTCGGAACCTTCACCGACTATTTCGTCCTGTGTTCCGGGTTAAGCGAGCGGACGCTAGGAGCGCTGGCGGACGAGGCCAGCCGGGGCGTGAAGCGCAGACATCACATCACCTGCCGGGCCCAAGAGGGAACCGCCTCCAGCGGATGGGTCCTGTTGGACTTCGGCCCGGTTGTGGTCCATCTGTTTCTGGCTGCCGTCCGCCAGTACTATGCCCTCGAGGAATTGTGGCGCGACGGACGTCGGCTCGTGCATATGCCCTGA
- the ndk gene encoding nucleoside-diphosphate kinase, with product MEKTLVLIKPDAVQRGLIGEITARLERRGLRLVAARFLQVDKQLAEKHYAVHKGKPFYEGLIAYITSSPVVAMVWEGPSAIAAVRQTMGATRPTEAAPGSVRHDFGLMVGRNLTHASDSPETAAEEVALWFSPAELVVWSREADRWVFEA from the coding sequence TTGGAGAAGACGCTGGTTCTCATCAAGCCGGACGCCGTCCAGCGTGGCCTGATCGGCGAGATCACCGCTCGGCTCGAGCGCCGCGGCTTGCGTCTCGTCGCAGCCCGATTCCTTCAGGTCGACAAGCAGCTCGCCGAGAAGCACTACGCTGTGCACAAAGGCAAGCCCTTCTACGAAGGACTGATCGCTTACATCACTTCCTCCCCAGTCGTGGCCATGGTCTGGGAAGGGCCATCGGCTATTGCGGCCGTCCGGCAGACCATGGGCGCCACGCGGCCGACCGAGGCCGCGCCGGGCTCCGTCCGCCATGATTTCGGCCTTATGGTCGGCCGCAACCTGACCCACGCCTCCGACTCCCCGGAGACCGCGGCTGAGGAAGTCGCCTTGTGGTTTTCACCAGCCGAACTGGTGGTCTGGAGCCGGGAGGCCGATCGCTGGGTTTTCGAGGCCTAG
- a CDS encoding tetratricopeptide repeat protein, whose amino-acid sequence MAEIALRTYVKEIDESIEQEQLDQSIAHCRHILETYPKHLDTYRLLGKAYLEAKRYGDAADLFQRVLSAVPDDFVAHVGMSIVREDEGNLDASLWHMERAFETNPANPTIQQELRRLIGRRDGMEPHKVRLTRGALARMYAHGELYQQAVAELRSALNEDPERPDLQVLLANLYWRMNQRQEAFGVSKAILEKLPFCRDANRILATSLQGADKVEEAASYHRRLAALDPYAAFVESAMVEPSTVDAASVRLEKLAWSPGQSLTPLAQGRPVWAASLGAELKSQKPAPAPVNLPSWLESQPAPEPAPIPAPRQPAEGVHPFAGAKAPPEAPIPEWMGEAGWHPSKGEAAEGPVAFSDSELEGLAGPEGVRPAQPLAAAEMPGWLSEISPPSQPAGPAETSEAPPGGGPPQWMKEIQAMATPAAAAAALHAASSKQDETAAGSLTPEARTPESPDESTVDKLERAELPTWLDDVAPGASETIVYWLGDRDKPGSADAEPLDLEASGVPEGAPDWLQEAAAEEVGFEPASSEPKSLPPAELPGWLSGVAIAAAQEPEQANPPELAGLMDETSEPPAQPEFEAEDRGPSAEEAPDWLRSILGSEPEPEDYAQLPDGVDARASAMDAEPSWLEASSEEGQGEEPPDWLARLTAPQEQPAEAELGEALPEPAGDASGAPVASAAAAATSIDWLRGLLEPSPEEQPTPTEGEPEPEAWLEDLAEPAGASSGLPAEAATAAVGSDDWLRGMVSESADEPVESPSFELEQPEWLGRLVASEAAELPGGPLETPDWVKALAAMEPGAVPEQSLEAEELPAPEWLGRVLAPDVEASGEAGPAEDEAMLDEPPPWAQPAEQDLVPAPPGGRAFTGAGSGRLVPGEPERTAAGVASDTPDWLREFADAASDETAAPTTRSAAAAPPPPDLEYEGALDWLREGETGPIGPEEGEGPPPLVASVASTPTGEVDDEEIFRWLEDLAQRQDDEGVPSGVIPRAEMPSVLPAPTPPSRAPIPEDAQAGMEWLDQLAGVQEPAAAMTGTAAATLWGQTTAEVPASPAPIEEVTAVEQTPPTPPQPERPAAPPPEPEEEDITIWLRSLSMAQPEPESPPPVAEPQPAAPAAARGLPAPAAVAPPPPPAEVPPSPEVPPKKPTWTPVDEAWLQPAPPAPAAPPAPEVVLPPVVAPPATAPSAEAAGAARPKLKSPGGADALARARQHLSKGDFDKASKDYATVIKKKYELETVITELRMAAEHFPSEAGLWQLLGDAYMRAERLDEAVDAYNRGIKAG is encoded by the coding sequence ATGGCAGAAATCGCCCTGCGGACCTATGTGAAAGAAATCGACGAGTCGATCGAGCAAGAGCAGCTCGATCAGTCGATTGCCCATTGCCGCCACATCCTCGAGACTTACCCCAAGCACCTCGACACCTACCGCCTGCTCGGCAAAGCCTACCTGGAGGCCAAGCGCTACGGAGACGCGGCGGACCTGTTCCAGCGCGTCCTGTCGGCGGTCCCAGATGACTTCGTGGCTCATGTGGGCATGTCCATCGTACGCGAGGATGAAGGGAACCTGGATGCCAGCCTCTGGCACATGGAGCGGGCCTTCGAGACCAACCCGGCCAACCCAACCATCCAGCAGGAACTGCGCCGCCTGATCGGCCGGCGGGATGGGATGGAACCCCACAAGGTTCGCCTGACCCGAGGTGCGCTGGCCCGGATGTACGCCCACGGAGAGCTGTACCAGCAAGCCGTGGCCGAACTGCGTTCGGCGCTGAATGAAGATCCCGAACGCCCGGACCTGCAGGTCCTTCTGGCCAACCTGTACTGGCGCATGAACCAGCGTCAGGAGGCCTTCGGCGTCAGCAAAGCGATCCTTGAGAAGCTGCCCTTCTGCCGCGACGCCAACCGGATCCTCGCCACCTCACTCCAAGGTGCGGACAAAGTCGAAGAGGCGGCCTCGTATCACCGGCGCCTGGCTGCCCTCGATCCTTACGCCGCTTTCGTCGAATCGGCCATGGTCGAGCCCTCGACCGTGGACGCGGCCTCGGTCAGGCTGGAGAAACTGGCCTGGTCCCCCGGCCAGTCGCTGACCCCTCTGGCGCAAGGCAGGCCGGTTTGGGCTGCCTCCCTCGGCGCAGAACTCAAGAGCCAGAAGCCGGCGCCGGCGCCGGTCAACCTGCCCTCCTGGCTCGAATCTCAGCCCGCGCCTGAGCCGGCCCCGATCCCCGCCCCCCGTCAACCGGCGGAAGGCGTCCACCCCTTCGCCGGCGCCAAGGCTCCACCTGAGGCGCCCATTCCGGAGTGGATGGGGGAAGCCGGCTGGCATCCCTCGAAGGGCGAAGCTGCGGAGGGGCCGGTGGCCTTCAGCGACAGCGAGCTGGAGGGTTTGGCTGGACCCGAGGGTGTTCGGCCTGCACAGCCGCTCGCCGCAGCCGAGATGCCAGGATGGCTGAGTGAGATATCCCCGCCTTCCCAGCCAGCGGGCCCAGCCGAAACCAGTGAGGCACCACCAGGCGGAGGACCGCCGCAGTGGATGAAGGAAATCCAAGCCATGGCAACCCCGGCCGCCGCGGCGGCGGCGCTCCATGCTGCCAGCAGCAAGCAGGACGAAACCGCCGCCGGCTCCCTGACGCCTGAAGCACGGACCCCTGAGTCTCCGGACGAGTCAACCGTCGACAAGCTCGAGCGCGCGGAGCTACCCACCTGGCTGGATGATGTGGCCCCTGGGGCAAGCGAGACGATCGTCTACTGGCTTGGTGATCGTGACAAGCCTGGGTCCGCCGACGCCGAGCCCCTCGATCTGGAGGCGTCCGGTGTGCCAGAAGGGGCTCCCGATTGGCTGCAAGAAGCCGCGGCCGAGGAAGTCGGATTCGAACCTGCCAGCTCAGAGCCGAAGTCGCTACCCCCCGCCGAGCTCCCCGGATGGCTGAGTGGAGTCGCCATTGCTGCCGCCCAGGAACCCGAGCAGGCAAACCCCCCTGAGCTCGCCGGCTTAATGGACGAGACCTCTGAGCCCCCGGCTCAGCCGGAGTTTGAAGCAGAAGACCGTGGCCCCTCCGCCGAGGAGGCCCCCGATTGGCTGCGCTCAATCCTCGGCTCAGAACCTGAGCCGGAGGACTATGCGCAATTGCCGGATGGGGTGGATGCCCGGGCATCGGCAATGGATGCCGAGCCGTCTTGGCTGGAGGCCTCTTCCGAGGAAGGCCAGGGCGAAGAGCCGCCCGATTGGCTCGCTCGCTTGACGGCTCCCCAGGAGCAGCCGGCAGAAGCCGAACTAGGTGAGGCGCTGCCTGAGCCCGCCGGCGATGCGAGCGGTGCTCCCGTTGCCTCGGCCGCCGCGGCTGCCACCTCGATCGACTGGCTGCGCGGCCTTCTGGAACCCTCCCCAGAGGAGCAACCGACGCCAACCGAAGGTGAACCAGAGCCTGAGGCTTGGCTGGAAGACCTGGCCGAGCCGGCGGGTGCGTCATCCGGTCTGCCTGCCGAAGCCGCCACGGCCGCTGTCGGGAGCGATGACTGGCTCCGGGGCATGGTCTCGGAATCCGCCGACGAGCCCGTTGAGTCCCCTTCGTTCGAGTTGGAGCAGCCAGAATGGCTCGGGCGTCTTGTGGCCTCCGAAGCCGCCGAGCTCCCTGGTGGACCGCTGGAGACCCCGGACTGGGTCAAGGCGTTGGCGGCGATGGAGCCCGGCGCGGTTCCCGAGCAGTCCTTGGAGGCCGAGGAACTGCCGGCGCCAGAATGGCTTGGACGTGTCTTGGCCCCCGACGTGGAAGCCTCAGGCGAGGCTGGCCCTGCTGAGGACGAAGCGATGCTGGATGAGCCCCCGCCTTGGGCCCAGCCCGCCGAGCAAGACCTGGTTCCGGCGCCTCCGGGCGGGCGTGCCTTCACCGGAGCGGGCTCCGGCCGACTGGTCCCCGGCGAGCCCGAGCGTACCGCAGCGGGTGTGGCGTCCGATACCCCGGACTGGCTCCGGGAGTTTGCCGACGCGGCTTCCGACGAGACCGCTGCGCCGACCACGCGCTCCGCAGCGGCTGCCCCGCCCCCGCCCGACCTCGAGTATGAAGGCGCATTGGATTGGCTGCGCGAAGGGGAGACCGGCCCGATCGGCCCCGAGGAGGGCGAAGGGCCTCCGCCCTTGGTGGCTTCCGTTGCCAGCACGCCGACCGGGGAGGTCGATGACGAGGAGATATTCCGCTGGCTGGAGGATCTCGCCCAGCGGCAGGACGACGAAGGCGTTCCCTCGGGGGTCATCCCGCGGGCCGAGATGCCATCCGTGCTGCCCGCCCCGACCCCTCCGTCTCGGGCGCCGATTCCCGAGGATGCTCAGGCTGGCATGGAATGGTTGGACCAGCTGGCGGGCGTCCAGGAACCAGCTGCAGCCATGACGGGCACCGCGGCGGCTACCCTATGGGGGCAAACAACGGCAGAGGTGCCCGCCTCCCCTGCGCCGATCGAAGAGGTGACAGCCGTGGAACAGACCCCGCCGACACCGCCCCAGCCGGAACGCCCTGCTGCTCCACCGCCCGAACCCGAGGAGGAAGACATCACGATCTGGCTCAGGAGCTTGAGCATGGCGCAGCCCGAGCCCGAATCGCCGCCACCCGTGGCTGAGCCGCAGCCTGCTGCACCTGCCGCCGCCCGTGGCCTTCCGGCGCCGGCCGCTGTGGCGCCACCCCCTCCGCCAGCAGAGGTCCCGCCTTCGCCGGAAGTCCCGCCCAAGAAGCCCACGTGGACGCCGGTGGATGAGGCGTGGCTCCAGCCAGCACCGCCGGCCCCCGCGGCGCCTCCTGCACCTGAGGTCGTCCTGCCGCCCGTTGTGGCCCCGCCCGCGACCGCCCCCTCGGCCGAGGCGGCGGGTGCTGCTCGGCCCAAGCTCAAGAGCCCCGGCGGCGCCGACGCCCTGGCCCGTGCCCGACAGCACTTGTCCAAGGGCGATTTTGACAAGGCATCCAAGGACTATGCTACGGTCATCAAGAAGAAGTATGAGCTTGAGACTGTCATCACCGAGCTCCGAATGGCGGCCGAGCACTTCCCGAGCGAAGCCGGGCTCTGGCAGCTTCTTGGTGACGCCTACATGCGCGCCGAGCGGCTGGACGAAGCCGTAGACGCCTACAATCGCGGCATCAAGGCCGGCTGA
- a CDS encoding histone deacetylase, whose amino-acid sequence MTIDLPVAVAYVPSRDHVVAGHPENPQRFEALQAMIAGVPSGRLTQLDPRPASDALLDPVHPPAYLRALREACLQGPAIIDYAPTFVTPSSYEDALLAAGAVAEVAAAVWDRRAPTGFAIIRPPGHHTTAKRAMGFCLLNNIAIAARHVQSLGCERLMIIDIDVHHGNGTQEIFQADPTVLYLSTHQFGIYPGTGAIDETGTGPGEGTTVNLPLPGYSGDSALLAAAEQIAFPLAQRFQPQMILVSAGFDTHWRDPLANLQLSCAGAYRLLRMLAELADSVCGGRLCLSLEGGYDPQALAGCVEASLCAIASLPQPPDPLGSAPYPEADSTRVLATARQVHRL is encoded by the coding sequence ATGACCATCGACCTGCCTGTCGCCGTGGCCTACGTCCCCTCTCGAGACCACGTCGTCGCCGGCCATCCTGAGAATCCGCAGCGGTTCGAGGCGCTGCAAGCCATGATCGCTGGGGTTCCCTCCGGTCGGTTGACGCAGCTCGATCCTCGCCCTGCAAGCGATGCCTTGCTCGACCCCGTCCATCCTCCCGCCTACCTGCGCGCCCTGCGCGAAGCGTGCCTGCAAGGGCCGGCCATCATCGACTACGCCCCGACCTTTGTCACCCCCAGTTCGTATGAGGATGCGCTACTTGCGGCCGGCGCCGTGGCCGAGGTGGCGGCGGCCGTCTGGGACCGGCGAGCCCCAACTGGATTCGCGATCATCCGCCCGCCCGGGCATCACACCACGGCGAAACGGGCCATGGGCTTCTGCCTGCTCAACAACATCGCCATCGCCGCTCGCCATGTGCAGTCGCTCGGCTGCGAACGCCTGATGATCATCGACATCGATGTCCACCACGGGAATGGCACCCAGGAGATCTTTCAAGCCGACCCCACCGTCCTCTATCTGTCCACCCACCAGTTCGGCATCTACCCGGGGACGGGAGCCATCGACGAGACGGGCACCGGCCCGGGGGAGGGCACCACCGTCAACCTTCCGCTGCCTGGCTATTCCGGCGATAGCGCTCTTCTCGCCGCTGCCGAGCAGATCGCCTTCCCACTGGCCCAGCGCTTCCAGCCCCAAATGATCCTGGTCTCGGCCGGATTCGACACCCACTGGCGCGACCCCCTCGCCAATCTGCAGCTCTCGTGCGCCGGGGCTTATCGGCTCCTCCGCATGCTGGCGGAGTTGGCCGACTCGGTATGTGGCGGCAGGCTGTGCCTGAGCCTGGAAGGCGGCTACGACCCCCAGGCCTTGGCCGGCTGTGTCGAGGCGTCGCTGTGCGCAATCGCCAGCCTGCCTCAGCCGCCCGACCCACTCGGCTCTGCGCCCTACCCGGAAGCCGACTCGACACGGGTGCTGGCGACTGCCCGCCAGGTCCACAGACTGTAG